The bacterium genome contains a region encoding:
- a CDS encoding undecaprenyl-phosphate glucose phosphotransferase, with translation MHFHRQLLHVVRVVSDIISLSISFLCSIYFISTTQSRPLLLSDYFLLFSLLVSWFFSSRMTGLYNEFRSRNFSFELIIVIKNVLIQVISIVVIIFLMKEITLSRSFVLIYAFGLFCGLTIERFIIRRVLNLLRRRGRNLRQILIVGAGEVGRNFFDAVVSNPHFGYKVIGFLDDQSKNYLNGQYLGTIDALDKILSTSVVDDVIVALPTYATERLDWVIKTCDNYPTRVRIIPDYFRFMSEKFEISMFDRFPVISVRTIRLDELHWYVLKRVFDAAFSVMLFILVFLWLWPLIVLMIKFSSPGPVFFKQERWGRGNKKIICYKFRSMRADSKDIDDCGKYQQATKDDPRITKIGRFLRKTNLDELPQFWNVLKGQMSVVGPRPHPTPLNLESKEIIDNYLLRHLVKPGVTGWAQVSGYRGETKDPILMQKRVEHDIWYIENWTFWLDIQIILLTVWQMIKIDTKGY, from the coding sequence ATGCATTTTCATCGTCAGTTATTACATGTTGTCAGGGTTGTTTCTGACATTATAAGTTTATCCATATCATTTCTATGTTCCATTTATTTTATTTCCACTACTCAATCCCGTCCGTTACTTCTAAGCGATTATTTCCTTTTGTTCTCTCTGCTCGTTAGTTGGTTTTTTTCATCACGTATGACTGGATTATACAATGAATTTCGTTCACGTAACTTCAGTTTTGAATTGATCATTGTTATAAAAAATGTTTTGATTCAAGTCATTTCTATTGTTGTTATTATTTTTCTTATGAAGGAAATTACTTTATCACGCTCATTTGTACTCATCTATGCATTTGGTCTATTCTGCGGATTAACCATTGAACGGTTTATCATCCGCAGAGTTTTGAATCTGTTACGTCGGCGTGGACGAAATCTCAGGCAAATCCTTATCGTTGGGGCAGGTGAGGTTGGCAGAAATTTTTTTGATGCTGTAGTCTCCAATCCACACTTTGGTTATAAAGTCATCGGATTTTTAGATGACCAGTCGAAAAATTATCTGAACGGTCAATATTTAGGTACGATTGACGCATTGGATAAGATTCTTTCGACAAGTGTCGTTGATGATGTGATTGTTGCTTTACCAACGTATGCAACTGAAAGACTGGACTGGGTGATTAAAACGTGCGATAATTATCCGACGCGAGTGAGAATTATTCCAGATTACTTTCGCTTTATGTCTGAGAAATTTGAGATCAGCATGTTTGATCGATTTCCGGTCATTTCTGTTCGTACGATTAGACTGGATGAACTGCACTGGTATGTATTAAAAAGGGTTTTTGATGCCGCATTTTCGGTGATGTTATTTATATTAGTTTTTTTATGGCTGTGGCCTTTGATTGTGCTGATGATTAAATTCAGTTCACCTGGCCCCGTGTTTTTTAAACAAGAACGATGGGGACGTGGAAATAAGAAAATTATATGCTATAAATTCCGTTCTATGCGTGCTGATAGTAAGGATATTGATGATTGTGGCAAATACCAACAAGCTACCAAGGATGATCCACGTATAACTAAAATCGGAAGATTCCTTAGAAAAACGAATCTGGACGAGCTGCCGCAATTTTGGAACGTCCTCAAAGGCCAAATGTCTGTCGTTGGTCCTCGTCCGCATCCGACACCGCTTAATTTGGAATCGAAAGAAATTATTGACAACTACTTATTACGCCATCTCGTTAAGCCGGGAGTGACCGGATGGGCGCAAGTAAGCGGTTATCGAGGCGAAACCAAAGATCCGATCCTGATGCAAAAACGCGTTGAGCATGACATTTGGTATATAGAAAACTGGACATTCTGGCTCGATATCCAGATTATTTTGCTGACCGTCTGGCAAATGATTAAGATTGACACCAAAGGGTATTGA
- a CDS encoding WecB/TagA/CpsF family glycosyltransferase, which produces METNKWESRSLFGVNYSIVDYNYCSDIVIEKAINRVSFGLSALAVHGLIESILQPEIYRQLKKIDMIVPDGHPVRWALNSFYKIALKDRVHGPILTFEILKKADRYGLGIYLFGSTQRTVNLFAEFITEKFPNIRICGVQADRFREATDTEDMEDIKRINNSQAHIILVGRGCPRQEVWVGNHLDKIQAPLLAVGSAFDIHAGVLKAPPEWIQKSGFHWLYRLCQEPRRLWKRYLITNTCFIYLFLKHKFILRKPF; this is translated from the coding sequence ATGGAAACTAATAAATGGGAAAGCAGATCGTTATTTGGAGTTAACTACTCTATCGTCGATTATAATTATTGCAGTGATATCGTAATTGAAAAAGCAATAAACAGAGTAAGTTTTGGACTTTCGGCGCTTGCTGTGCATGGCTTAATAGAGTCTATTTTACAGCCAGAAATCTACCGACAGCTTAAAAAAATCGACATGATTGTTCCAGATGGTCATCCTGTTCGGTGGGCATTAAATAGTTTTTACAAAATTGCTTTAAAAGACCGGGTTCATGGTCCAATATTGACTTTTGAGATTTTAAAAAAAGCCGATCGGTATGGCCTTGGTATTTATTTATTCGGAAGCACTCAGAGGACAGTGAATCTTTTTGCAGAATTTATAACAGAAAAATTTCCGAATATTCGTATTTGTGGCGTACAAGCCGATCGATTTCGAGAAGCCACCGATACGGAAGATATGGAAGACATTAAAAGAATTAATAATTCTCAAGCGCATATCATTTTGGTTGGTCGAGGGTGTCCAAGGCAGGAGGTATGGGTTGGTAACCATTTGGACAAAATTCAAGCTCCGTTGCTTGCTGTAGGATCGGCTTTTGATATCCATGCGGGCGTGTTAAAAGCACCGCCTGAATGGATTCAAAAATCAGGTTTTCACTGGTTGTATCGACTATGCCAAGAGCCAAGGCGACTATGGAAGCGCTATTTAATTACCAATACTTGTTTTATTTATCTTTTTCTAAAACATAAATTCATTCTTAGAAAGCCATTTTAA
- a CDS encoding T9SS type A sorting domain-containing protein produces MDNLIIFLYIVMARNRNLLLLILSILITENAISQTFSDESVSSGFNIGINRMLNGAWCDYNKDGFQDIFIRDGNLGQYHLMLNNKNRSFSDMVLEAGLNSGISIVSGSWGDYNNDSWPDLILLSRTEAFASARSQLFKNLGDGKFLDVAPQSGLNLPGDGETPRFFDYDGDGDLDVIMPFYRTSNPPTGNHLFRNDGKNGFTDVTAASGISTFVNAEATMIFDYDNDSDLDLYLSATLYSNNSDGTFTDVTATAGLPHSFDEGGSAGDFNNDGFIDLLICEHPDRYTKLYKNLGNGTFQDVTDLYGLPHTVNWGAGFIDYDNDGWLDIWYGSMYNGTDPFTLFKNHNGQNFADSTSSLGLPNQTNYTTPAWADYDNDGDMDVAIGQLAFVTNAPILFENHLNNDNYIFVKVTDQNGNENQFGATIRIYDAGTDTMMYTKVVGLGQEYLSQNQYATHFGIPETGNYNIEVTFPSVLPYVVRLSKATNPVLGSVNPSSLGSGALNRTIEIRRDGRVLMNNSIHLPINYFIPSLSSVANNGIVLAEDSLSLAWELYNSGAHTYELEINRNSDFRNPLIQISNLTDTIYRTQFSNIDTLFWRVRVLDVGTDAAWSDVFTFATRKNIIPVFVSIPETSAKEGILYSYQSHAQDQDSLLFHDTLRYDLLTAPTWLTIDSISGVVMGKPIREAVGDTLVTILVRDNHQGIGIQSYNLRVSKNEEPLSVQLLYPLQEDALTLYKFPIPRTFIWTKSSDPDLSGALDYAFRIFGDGLDSMITGITDTSVIIDGSVFKENAKYKWYVAAFDGVHFSSEIDTNEFYTLKRVLNPELVPKNYALESSYPNPFNPATTIRFDLPEKSFVELEIYNVLGQRIVVLSKGEFEADQYEIQWRPEQNLASGVYVVLLRAKSLSSKMKTSLAKKITFLK; encoded by the coding sequence ATGGACAATTTGATAATTTTTTTATACATCGTCATGGCCCGAAACCGCAATCTCCTGCTACTCATCCTGTCCATACTAATAACTGAGAACGCTATATCGCAGACGTTCTCCGATGAGTCCGTATCCTCGGGATTTAATATTGGCATTAATCGAATGCTGAATGGAGCATGGTGCGATTATAACAAAGATGGGTTCCAGGATATTTTTATCAGGGATGGTAATCTCGGACAATATCATCTCATGTTGAATAATAAGAACAGATCCTTTAGTGATATGGTTTTGGAGGCCGGTCTGAATTCTGGCATTTCCATCGTCAGTGGTTCATGGGGAGATTATAACAACGATTCATGGCCCGATCTTATCCTGCTGAGCCGGACAGAAGCTTTTGCGTCTGCACGATCGCAACTATTTAAAAACCTCGGTGACGGTAAGTTCTTGGATGTGGCTCCGCAATCCGGATTAAATTTGCCAGGCGACGGAGAAACGCCCCGTTTCTTTGACTACGATGGCGACGGCGATCTTGATGTGATCATGCCTTTTTATAGAACATCTAACCCGCCTACGGGTAATCATCTTTTTCGTAACGATGGCAAGAACGGTTTCACAGATGTCACGGCAGCATCCGGTATCTCCACTTTTGTAAATGCTGAAGCTACAATGATTTTTGACTACGACAACGACTCCGATCTGGACTTATATTTAAGTGCGACGTTGTATAGCAATAACTCGGATGGAACGTTTACAGATGTCACAGCTACTGCCGGGCTGCCTCATTCATTTGACGAAGGCGGATCGGCAGGTGATTTCAACAATGACGGATTCATCGACCTGCTTATTTGCGAACATCCAGATAGATATACAAAATTGTATAAGAATCTTGGGAACGGGACATTTCAGGATGTCACGGATCTATATGGATTACCGCATACTGTCAACTGGGGTGCAGGCTTTATTGACTATGATAATGACGGGTGGCTCGATATCTGGTACGGTTCAATGTATAACGGCACTGACCCTTTCACACTGTTCAAAAATCACAACGGCCAAAACTTTGCCGATTCGACATCGTCACTTGGATTGCCAAACCAAACAAATTATACAACTCCGGCCTGGGCAGATTATGATAATGACGGCGATATGGATGTTGCTATCGGGCAATTGGCATTCGTCACGAATGCGCCGATCTTATTCGAAAATCACTTGAATAACGATAACTATATTTTTGTAAAAGTTACCGATCAAAACGGGAATGAGAATCAATTTGGAGCAACAATACGAATTTACGATGCCGGAACGGATACAATGATGTATACAAAAGTTGTCGGACTCGGGCAAGAGTACTTATCACAAAACCAATATGCGACCCATTTTGGAATACCGGAAACCGGTAATTATAATATTGAGGTGACATTTCCGTCCGTGCTGCCTTACGTAGTACGCCTTTCTAAAGCAACGAATCCCGTACTAGGATCGGTTAATCCGTCTTCACTGGGGAGCGGGGCACTAAACCGCACGATCGAAATTCGGCGTGACGGCAGAGTTCTGATGAATAATTCGATACACCTGCCTATCAACTATTTTATACCTTCACTTTCCAGCGTTGCAAACAACGGTATCGTTCTGGCGGAAGATTCACTATCCCTTGCGTGGGAGCTATATAACAGCGGCGCGCATACGTATGAGCTTGAAATCAATCGAAACTCTGATTTCAGAAATCCGCTGATCCAAATATCGAATTTGACCGACACGATTTACCGTACACAATTCTCAAACATCGACACATTGTTTTGGCGCGTCAGAGTTCTGGATGTGGGAACTGATGCTGCCTGGAGTGACGTGTTTACTTTCGCTACCAGAAAAAATATAATACCGGTTTTTGTGTCAATTCCTGAAACATCAGCCAAAGAAGGTATTTTATACAGCTATCAGTCGCATGCACAAGATCAGGATAGCCTCCTATTCCATGACACCCTACGATATGATCTATTAACTGCGCCAACTTGGCTTACTATTGACAGTATTTCAGGTGTAGTTATGGGAAAACCGATACGTGAAGCTGTGGGTGATACTTTAGTAACGATACTTGTTCGGGATAATCATCAAGGAATAGGAATTCAAAGCTATAATCTGCGCGTCTCGAAAAACGAAGAACCGCTATCCGTCCAGCTTTTGTATCCTTTACAAGAGGATGCACTAACGTTATATAAGTTTCCGATTCCTCGGACATTTATATGGACGAAATCGTCTGATCCAGATTTATCAGGCGCACTAGACTATGCATTTAGAATTTTTGGCGATGGTTTGGATTCAATGATTACGGGTATCACTGATACTTCTGTAATAATCGATGGAAGTGTTTTCAAGGAAAATGCTAAATACAAATGGTATGTAGCTGCGTTTGATGGCGTACACTTCAGTTCAGAAATAGATACCAATGAATTTTATACTTTGAAACGTGTACTCAATCCAGAACTTGTTCCAAAAAATTATGCATTGGAAAGTAGTTATCCTAATCCATTTAATCCGGCAACGACAATTCGTTTCGATTTGCCCGAGAAAAGTTTCGTTGAATTGGAAATTTATAATGTATTAGGGCAACGCATAGTCGTATTGTCCAAAGGCGAATTTGAGGCGGATCAGTATGAAATACAATGGCGACCAGAACAGAATTTAGCAAGCGGCGTCTACGTTGTTTTGTTGCGTGCAAAAAGTTTATCAAGTAAAATGAAAACATCTTTGGCAAAGAAAATAACTTTCTTAAAATAA
- a CDS encoding glycosyltransferase, which translates to MTQMKIAIIGTRGYPYVYSGYETFVKELAERLVKMDYEVVVYCHRGLFSARPKKHNGIELVYMSCLETKTLGQFSHSFLSMLHICITRNADIILTVNSANGPFGILARIFRIPAAINVDGLEWMRPKWAGLGSKYFWFASWLSTKLYDRVITDADEMRKVYLNEFGKDSTVIAYGANPIVKTQDTHRLAEIGIEPQKYFLVVGRLIPDNNVELVVRAFEKVKTSHKLIILGDVPYKDPYAEKVRSTKDTRIIFPGYVKDQSLLMQLYEHCYAYIHGHEFGGTNPALLKALAAGCCILAIDTVFSREVLADDQFGMLFKKNTKDLSRQISQSLSEPKLCDNYRQKAAQRIQEKYTWERIVSQYRALFNEMKGHLH; encoded by the coding sequence ATGACACAAATGAAAATTGCCATAATAGGAACCAGAGGGTACCCTTATGTTTATAGCGGCTATGAGACTTTTGTAAAAGAGCTTGCTGAACGTTTGGTAAAAATGGACTATGAGGTAGTTGTTTATTGTCATCGGGGTCTTTTTTCGGCAAGGCCGAAAAAACATAATGGAATCGAGCTGGTGTACATGTCATGTTTGGAAACAAAAACACTCGGCCAATTTTCACACTCTTTTTTGTCTATGCTGCATATCTGTATTACCCGCAACGCCGATATTATCCTAACGGTCAACTCTGCGAACGGTCCTTTTGGCATATTGGCGCGAATATTTAGGATTCCTGCGGCGATCAACGTGGACGGTTTAGAATGGATGCGGCCAAAGTGGGCCGGGCTCGGATCGAAATATTTCTGGTTTGCTTCATGGTTATCAACCAAGCTGTATGATCGTGTTATTACCGATGCCGATGAAATGCGTAAAGTTTATTTAAATGAATTTGGTAAAGATTCCACTGTCATTGCCTACGGTGCGAATCCAATTGTCAAAACGCAAGATACACATCGCTTGGCCGAAATTGGCATTGAACCCCAAAAATATTTTCTTGTTGTCGGCCGTCTGATCCCCGATAATAACGTAGAACTTGTCGTTCGTGCTTTTGAAAAAGTGAAAACAAGTCATAAACTGATCATTTTGGGAGATGTTCCCTATAAAGATCCGTATGCCGAGAAAGTTCGATCGACAAAAGACACACGCATTATTTTTCCAGGTTATGTCAAAGATCAAAGTCTGTTAATGCAGTTGTATGAACATTGTTATGCTTATATTCACGGCCATGAATTTGGAGGGACAAACCCTGCGCTCTTAAAAGCTTTAGCGGCAGGGTGTTGTATTCTTGCAATTGATACTGTTTTTTCTAGAGAAGTTTTGGCGGACGATCAATTCGGTATGTTGTTCAAAAAAAACACAAAAGACCTTAGTAGGCAGATCAGCCAGTCGCTATCGGAACCGAAACTTTGCGACAATTACCGTCAAAAGGCTGCTCAACGTATCCAGGAAAAATATACATGGGAACGAATTGTATCTCAGTACAGGGCGCTATTCAATGAAATGAAAGGTCACTTGCATTAA
- a CDS encoding class I SAM-dependent methyltransferase produces the protein MSQLKSCQGKTIIEIGFGWGTNLVMLGKKNTVCGIELSQSAIAFLMELSKILGVKSIKTVHYDGIGEFPVKEKYDVVISSHVLEHVPDDNFFILQKYKLLKNTGLMYLQVPIKYSSDKSEDPNHARDYSDETITKLLSKANLQISEVIYSGYSLAFINNNRSRCLRFLVKAVSIVLSYSSFLKFERVFFGKKYSPTQALFICRQ, from the coding sequence ATGTCACAACTGAAGTCATGTCAGGGTAAAACGATCATTGAAATTGGTTTCGGCTGGGGTACTAATTTGGTAATGTTAGGAAAAAAAAATACGGTGTGCGGTATTGAGCTTTCACAATCGGCCATTGCTTTTTTGATGGAGTTATCGAAGATTTTGGGTGTGAAAAGCATAAAAACGGTCCATTACGATGGAATTGGAGAATTTCCTGTTAAGGAAAAATACGATGTTGTTATTTCTTCACATGTACTTGAACATGTTCCGGACGACAACTTCTTTATTTTGCAGAAATATAAACTACTCAAAAATACAGGATTAATGTACTTGCAAGTTCCAATTAAATATTCATCTGACAAAAGTGAAGACCCGAATCATGCCCGGGATTATTCCGATGAGACAATAACCAAATTGCTATCAAAGGCTAACCTGCAAATTAGTGAGGTTATTTACTCCGGCTACTCACTAGCATTCATCAACAATAATCGTAGCAGGTGCTTACGATTTCTTGTTAAGGCTGTTTCAATTGTTCTATCGTACTCGTCTTTCCTAAAATTTGAACGCGTTTTTTTTGGGAAAAAATATTCACCAACGCAAGCCCTCTTCATTTGCCGGCAGTAA
- a CDS encoding glycosyltransferase, with the protein MTEINKQMDISVIPFHDWRKIQQEGSRTRDAHIIEHLGLCPDINKVVVINRPITPAEMIYRKTNWKTKGQVVNKGRFSQLVQLSEKMYVIDTLHLNPLPQLIEGKRWFFSAFGEKHFIDEVKYHIDALGFQKPTIISFNIFAAELCKKLNVGRCLFDAWDNFMRFPQYGHMSRLIKQNYLIYSDISKIWTTNSEKNRQDFMNEFNVKNCEVVRNGVDVEKFKMKYPIPNDLIKIKRPIVGFGGKITHLVDADLLNIVVKSNADKSFVIIGQILDKEKFNAIKPQANLFYLGDKHYDLYPAYVTNFDVCILPYVVGNKEHGQDSIKIYEYIAAGKPTVTTNVNGINDLNKYVSIANDASQFSSLIDKKLADIRPLFEIPEEFSWARKTRLLINHVKAVYE; encoded by the coding sequence ATGACAGAAATAAACAAGCAAATGGATATTAGTGTGATACCATTTCATGACTGGAGAAAAATACAACAAGAAGGCTCCAGAACGCGCGATGCACATATCATTGAGCACTTAGGCCTTTGCCCAGATATAAATAAAGTGGTGGTGATCAATCGGCCAATTACCCCAGCTGAAATGATTTATCGCAAAACAAATTGGAAAACTAAAGGTCAAGTTGTCAATAAAGGGCGATTTTCCCAACTCGTTCAGTTGTCTGAAAAAATGTATGTGATTGACACGCTGCACTTAAATCCTCTGCCTCAACTTATTGAAGGGAAACGATGGTTTTTTTCTGCTTTTGGCGAGAAGCATTTTATTGATGAAGTAAAATATCATATTGATGCCTTGGGTTTTCAAAAGCCGACTATAATTAGTTTTAATATTTTTGCCGCTGAATTATGTAAAAAGCTTAACGTTGGTCGGTGTTTATTCGATGCATGGGATAATTTTATGCGTTTCCCTCAGTACGGCCATATGAGCCGTTTGATTAAACAAAATTATTTGATCTATTCTGATATTTCAAAAATATGGACCACTAATTCAGAGAAAAACCGACAGGATTTCATGAATGAATTTAATGTAAAGAATTGTGAAGTAGTTCGAAACGGGGTTGACGTGGAAAAATTTAAAATGAAATATCCAATTCCTAACGATTTAATCAAAATTAAACGACCAATAGTTGGATTTGGTGGCAAGATTACACACCTCGTTGACGCTGATCTTCTTAATATTGTTGTTAAATCAAATGCGGACAAAAGTTTCGTTATTATCGGACAGATTCTGGATAAAGAGAAATTCAATGCGATCAAACCACAAGCAAATTTATTTTATCTAGGCGATAAACACTATGATTTGTATCCTGCTTATGTAACGAATTTTGATGTTTGTATATTACCATACGTTGTAGGGAATAAGGAACACGGCCAGGATTCTATAAAAATTTATGAGTACATCGCGGCCGGAAAACCAACCGTTACGACAAACGTAAATGGAATAAATGATTTGAATAAATACGTAAGTATCGCAAATGATGCTTCACAGTTTTCAAGCTTGATTGATAAAAAATTGGCTGATATAAGGCCGTTGTTTGAAATACCAGAGGAATTTAGTTGGGCTCGAAAGACTCGATTACTTATTAATCATGTAAAGGCAGTGTATGAATGA
- a CDS encoding O-antigen ligase family protein: MRKKIYLWISILAIFSVLVSLTRSSIIALAVSAVIIFVFFVKKDKMIIFLSILVMMIFLYIVMSYYLTEFTEVSQVLETISDFENVSSDHRLQSRFDVYDNGVNAVVLAPLGYGMGSGGDAMEFYFEPTNRFHMTTHNMFLKAGIEMGWFGLAVFVYLFVFFLRSIWKLFKQDSHSAVIFAGMLLIILITGITGSTIEAYPMNLIFWIFMGSLISISENGIDLKNEFVL, translated from the coding sequence ATGAGAAAAAAAATTTATTTATGGATATCCATTCTTGCCATTTTCTCCGTTCTGGTCAGCCTTACCCGAAGCAGCATTATTGCTTTGGCCGTTTCGGCTGTAATCATTTTTGTTTTTTTTGTAAAGAAAGATAAAATGATTATTTTTTTGTCTATTCTCGTCATGATGATATTTTTGTACATTGTTATGAGTTATTATTTAACGGAATTTACAGAAGTTAGTCAGGTTCTGGAAACGATATCAGATTTCGAAAATGTATCGTCCGATCATCGTCTGCAATCCCGTTTTGACGTCTATGATAACGGTGTGAACGCAGTAGTATTAGCTCCTTTGGGATACGGAATGGGCAGTGGAGGGGATGCAATGGAATTTTATTTTGAGCCGACAAACCGGTTTCATATGACAACGCATAACATGTTCTTAAAAGCAGGGATAGAGATGGGATGGTTTGGATTGGCAGTATTCGTTTACTTATTTGTATTTTTTTTGCGAAGTATCTGGAAATTGTTTAAACAAGACAGCCATTCAGCTGTGATTTTTGCAGGAATGCTCCTTATTATTTTGATCACCGGTATTACGGGATCAACCATTGAAGCGTATCCAATGAACCTTATTTTCTGGATTTTTATGGGGTCACTAATTTCGATATCAGAAAACGGGATTGATCTCAAAAATGAATTCGTCCTATGA
- a CDS encoding glycosyltransferase family 4 protein: MDKILLIAREFYPTLGGISSYIFDIYSYFSPDRLTIITYYHPDQKSFDKTCQYDMVRTGIYSKWMQKRKWATIPLFISGFWQLVVDRKIKEIHAEQVQSGLVVFILSKIFRKPYRLFAYGMEITTSDSHGFKRKVFGGAKTIIAISKYAKELLLRQGIDARKIVIFTPGVSKNYFETASVLSQDQSRRDLGINTQKKILLTIARLEPLSRYKGIDTMINAMKLLVKTNANIHYYVVGSGPDMTWYQRLVLQSELESFVTFVGSVSEETKKKFIMSCDVFVLPNRIEYERGGETTEGFGIVFIEANIFGKPSIGGDGGARDAVEDGKSGLYANPNSAEDVASKIILLMEDTNLSKRLGEQGRKRVLGSFISENIASSFFDFIQKTI, from the coding sequence ATGGATAAGATTTTACTAATTGCCCGTGAGTTTTATCCCACGCTCGGAGGTATATCATCTTATATTTTTGATATCTACTCATACTTTAGTCCCGATAGATTAACCATTATAACCTATTATCACCCGGATCAAAAGTCGTTTGACAAAACATGTCAATACGATATGGTCAGAACTGGGATATATTCAAAGTGGATGCAGAAAAGAAAATGGGCGACGATTCCTCTTTTTATTTCAGGTTTCTGGCAATTAGTTGTTGATCGAAAGATTAAAGAAATTCACGCAGAACAGGTTCAATCAGGTTTAGTAGTATTCATATTATCTAAAATTTTTAGAAAACCTTACAGGCTTTTTGCTTACGGGATGGAGATAACCACTTCAGATTCCCATGGTTTCAAAAGAAAAGTATTTGGTGGCGCAAAAACGATCATTGCGATCAGCAAGTATGCCAAAGAATTATTGCTCCGCCAAGGAATTGACGCAAGAAAGATTGTGATTTTCACACCCGGTGTTTCAAAAAACTATTTTGAGACTGCGTCGGTTTTGTCCCAGGATCAGTCACGCCGTGATCTGGGAATAAATACACAAAAGAAAATTCTTTTGACCATCGCCCGCCTTGAACCGTTATCCCGTTATAAAGGGATCGACACAATGATCAATGCCATGAAACTCCTTGTGAAAACTAACGCCAATATTCATTATTATGTAGTTGGTTCAGGGCCTGACATGACATGGTATCAACGCCTTGTATTACAATCAGAACTTGAGTCGTTTGTTACATTTGTGGGTTCGGTTTCAGAGGAAACGAAAAAAAAGTTCATCATGTCCTGCGATGTCTTCGTTCTCCCGAACAGGATAGAATATGAACGGGGAGGCGAAACAACAGAAGGATTTGGCATCGTATTTATTGAAGCAAATATTTTTGGAAAGCCTTCCATAGGAGGCGACGGCGGCGCCCGCGATGCGGTAGAGGACGGCAAATCCGGACTTTATGCAAACCCTAATTCGGCAGAGGATGTTGCTTCAAAGATTATTTTGCTTATGGAAGATACGAATCTAAGCAAACGATTAGGCGAGCAGGGAAGAAAAAGAGTCCTGGGCAGTTTTATTTCAGAGAACATTGCCAGCTCCTTCTTTGATTTTATACAAAAAACAATTTAA